The Paenibacillus macerans genome includes a window with the following:
- a CDS encoding aminopeptidase yields the protein MEPFDTLLEKYAELVIKIGVSVQPGQCLMIYAPLETVEFTRLLVTKAYHAGAKYVHVDWEDEQITRIRYENASDESLSYYPQWLADMAEQFGAEGGAVLRIKVPDPELLAGIPSAKVSAAVKAAAKAREKHFAQTRNNQISWSLIKAPTRAWADKVFTDLPEERRIQAMWEAIFQMNRVYSDDPVAAWREHIDELKQKQEYMNAKRYKLLHYRAPGTDLSVELPEGHLWLGGGDYNAAGNYFVANMPTEEIYSMPHRSGVNGTVASTMPLNLNGQLVEGLKLTFRDGEVVEYDAESGREHLANLLSTDEGARRLGEVALVPHDSPISRLKRIFYNTGIDENASCHLALGSAYPVNIEGGTKLSKEELTARGGNVSLTHVDFMIGSAELDIDGELADGTIEPVFRNGNWV from the coding sequence ATGGAACCATTTGATACCCTGCTAGAAAAATACGCAGAACTGGTCATCAAAATCGGGGTCAGCGTGCAGCCCGGGCAGTGCTTGATGATCTACGCTCCCTTGGAAACCGTAGAGTTCACGCGGCTGCTCGTAACCAAGGCTTACCACGCCGGAGCCAAATATGTTCACGTCGATTGGGAGGATGAGCAAATTACCCGGATCAGGTACGAAAACGCTTCGGACGAATCGCTGTCGTATTATCCGCAGTGGCTCGCGGACATGGCCGAGCAGTTCGGGGCGGAAGGCGGCGCGGTGCTGCGGATTAAAGTGCCCGATCCGGAGCTGCTGGCCGGCATCCCGTCCGCCAAAGTATCCGCCGCCGTTAAAGCGGCCGCCAAGGCGCGCGAGAAGCATTTCGCCCAAACCCGCAACAATCAGATCAGCTGGTCGCTGATCAAAGCGCCCACGCGGGCCTGGGCCGATAAAGTGTTTACCGACCTGCCGGAGGAGCGGCGCATTCAGGCGATGTGGGAAGCGATTTTCCAAATGAACCGCGTCTACAGCGATGATCCGGTGGCGGCCTGGCGCGAGCATATCGATGAGCTTAAACAAAAACAGGAATACATGAACGCGAAACGTTACAAGCTCCTGCACTATCGTGCGCCAGGAACCGATCTATCCGTGGAGCTGCCCGAAGGCCATCTATGGCTGGGGGGCGGCGACTACAACGCGGCGGGCAATTATTTCGTGGCCAATATGCCGACGGAAGAAATTTATTCGATGCCCCACCGCAGCGGTGTAAACGGCACCGTTGCAAGCACGATGCCCCTGAATCTGAACGGTCAGCTGGTGGAAGGTTTAAAGCTGACATTCCGGGACGGCGAAGTGGTGGAATATGACGCCGAATCCGGCCGGGAGCATCTCGCCAACCTGCTGAGCACCGATGAAGGCGCCCGCCGCCTCGGCGAAGTTGCTCTGGTTCCGCACGATTCCCCGATTTCGCGGCTGAAGCGGATTTTTTACAACACCGGCATCGACGAGAACGCCTCTTGCCACTTGGCGCTCGGCAGCGCCTATCCGGTCAACATCGAGGGCGGAACCAAGCTGAGCAAAGAGGAATTGACGGCCAGAGGCGGCAACGTCAGCTTAACGCACGTCGATTTCATGATCGGCTCCGCGGAGCTCGATATCGACGGCGAACTGGCCGACGGCACGATCGAGCCGGTCTTCCGCAATGGCAACTGGGTGTAA
- a CDS encoding NAD-dependent epimerase/dehydratase family protein, with protein sequence MRVLIAGGDGFCGWPTALYLSKQGHEVAIIDNLARRKWDEELRSNSLTPIASLQARAAKWEELTGNTIRYYIGDLNHYDFLCEVMRQVRPEAFVHFAEQRSAPYSMIDREHAVFTQVNNVVGTLNVAYAIRELAPDCHLIKLGTMGEYGTPNIDIEEGYIEIEHNGRKDVLPYPKQPGSFYHLSKVHDSHNLMFICRIWGLRVTDLNQGVVYGLHTDETRLDPVLMNRFDYDGVFGTALNRFLIQAAIGHDLTVYGRGGQTRGFLNITDTVRCIEITVNHPADRGEFRVFNQFTEEFSVLELAEKVKKVAEREGHKTEIAHLPNPRVEKESHYFHAKNTKLQQLGLTPNLLTDEVLLGIFETAQKYKDRVVMSNVLPDVSWG encoded by the coding sequence ATGCGCGTTCTTATTGCGGGCGGCGACGGTTTTTGCGGATGGCCAACGGCGCTGTATTTGTCAAAACAAGGGCATGAGGTGGCGATCATCGACAATTTGGCGAGGAGAAAATGGGATGAAGAGCTGCGCTCAAATTCTTTGACCCCGATCGCTTCGCTTCAGGCGCGAGCGGCCAAGTGGGAGGAACTCACGGGCAATACGATCAGGTATTATATTGGGGATTTGAACCACTACGACTTTTTGTGCGAGGTTATGCGCCAGGTCCGCCCGGAGGCGTTCGTGCATTTTGCCGAGCAGCGGTCGGCTCCGTATTCGATGATCGACCGGGAACACGCGGTGTTCACCCAGGTCAACAATGTAGTGGGGACGCTGAACGTGGCCTATGCGATCCGCGAACTGGCGCCGGACTGCCATTTGATCAAGCTTGGCACGATGGGAGAATACGGGACGCCGAATATCGACATTGAGGAAGGGTATATCGAGATCGAGCACAATGGGCGCAAGGACGTGCTGCCGTATCCGAAGCAGCCGGGGTCTTTTTACCATCTGTCGAAGGTGCATGACAGCCATAACCTGATGTTTATTTGCCGGATATGGGGGCTGCGGGTGACCGACCTCAATCAGGGCGTCGTTTACGGGCTGCATACGGATGAGACGCGGCTTGATCCGGTGCTGATGAACCGGTTTGATTACGACGGCGTGTTTGGCACGGCGCTAAACCGTTTTTTGATTCAGGCGGCGATCGGCCACGATTTGACCGTGTACGGGCGAGGCGGGCAAACCCGGGGTTTTCTCAATATTACGGATACGGTGCGCTGTATCGAAATTACCGTCAATCATCCGGCCGACCGCGGGGAGTTTCGCGTATTTAACCAGTTTACCGAGGAGTTTTCGGTGTTGGAGCTGGCGGAAAAGGTAAAAAAAGTGGCGGAACGGGAAGGTCATAAGACGGAAATCGCCCATTTGCCCAACCCTCGGGTTGAAAAGGAATCGCATTATTTCCACGCGAAAAATACGAAGCTGCAGCAGCTTGGCCTTACGCCGAACCTGCTGACGGACGAGGTATTGCTGGGTATTTTCGAAACCGCCCAGAAATATAAAGACCGCGTCGTTATGAGCAATGTGCTGCCCGATGTGAGCTGGGGCTAA
- a CDS encoding glycosyltransferase family 4 protein translates to MKIAFITETFYPSTNGVVTRLTQSIRWLVREGHEALVVAPDQGVSEVEGAQVIGVPSLRFFLYPNLPLALPSRRVGKALQTFKPDLVHVVNPAVLGAAGIWYGRRYPLVASYHTHVPQYADFYKLPWLKPVLWRYLRLLHNRADLNLCTSGAVQEELLSRGFGNVRLWQRGVDTELFGARRRSDEMRRMLSGGEPDKRLLLYVGRLAAEKEIERLRDVLLASDDFRLAIVGDGPHRGRLESHFAGTRTVFTGFLHGEQLAQAYASSDIFVFPSTTETLGLVLLEAMVSGLAVVAAASPPSREQIQEGITGFLYDPQVPGSLVNAILPLQDEELLRRIGDRAREAALTQGWNEPSRQLLELYRTAMANPQGGRISGMVRKSAKRAR, encoded by the coding sequence ATGAAAATCGCCTTCATTACCGAAACGTTTTATCCATCCACAAACGGCGTCGTCACGCGGCTGACGCAAAGCATCCGCTGGCTGGTCCGGGAAGGTCACGAAGCGCTCGTCGTCGCCCCCGATCAGGGCGTGAGCGAAGTGGAAGGGGCCCAGGTGATCGGAGTTCCGAGCTTGCGGTTTTTTCTGTACCCGAACCTGCCGCTGGCGCTGCCGAGCCGACGCGTCGGCAAGGCGCTGCAGACGTTCAAGCCGGACCTTGTTCATGTGGTGAATCCGGCCGTGCTGGGGGCAGCGGGCATATGGTATGGGCGCCGCTACCCGCTGGTCGCTTCGTATCATACCCATGTCCCGCAGTACGCCGATTTTTACAAGCTTCCCTGGCTGAAGCCGGTCCTCTGGAGATATTTGCGCCTGCTGCATAACCGTGCCGATTTGAATCTTTGCACGTCGGGGGCGGTGCAGGAAGAGCTGTTGTCACGCGGGTTCGGCAATGTCCGGCTTTGGCAGCGGGGGGTGGACACGGAGCTGTTCGGCGCCCGGCGCCGAAGCGATGAGATGCGCCGGATGCTTTCGGGCGGCGAACCGGACAAAAGGCTGCTGCTGTACGTGGGCAGATTGGCCGCGGAGAAAGAAATCGAACGTCTCCGCGACGTTCTGCTCGCCTCGGACGATTTCCGGCTGGCGATCGTGGGCGACGGACCGCACCGCGGACGGCTTGAATCCCATTTCGCCGGTACGCGGACGGTGTTTACCGGCTTTTTGCACGGGGAACAGCTGGCCCAGGCTTATGCGTCCAGCGATATTTTCGTATTCCCTTCGACGACCGAAACGCTGGGGCTCGTCCTGCTGGAGGCGATGGTTTCCGGACTTGCCGTCGTGGCGGCCGCAAGCCCGCCCAGCCGGGAGCAAATCCAGGAAGGGATCACCGGGTTTCTGTACGACCCACAAGTCCCGGGCAGTCTGGTTAACGCCATTCTCCCCTTGCAGGATGAAGAGTTGCTGCGCCGCATCGGGGACCGAGCCCGGGAAGCCGCCCTGACCCAAGGCTGGAACGAGCCGAGCCGGCAGCTGCTGGAGTTGTACCGGACGGCCATGGCAAACCCGCAGGGCGGCCGAATTTCGGGTATGGTCCGCAAAAGCGCCAAGCGGGCCAGGTAG
- a CDS encoding threonine synthase produces the protein MSFSYLSHLECPVCGRTCGADEVRQLCPCGAPLLARYRLNELGKDWTRDSLVGRENTLWRYHELLPVLNRENIVTLGEGMTPLLDMPRLGLDYGISRLCMKDESLVPGGSFKARGAAVGVSKAVELGVQKLAMPTNGNAGAAWALYAARAGIEATIVMPQNAPAITRSEAALAGARLYLVDGLISDAGQIVARAVAEDGLYDASTLKEPYRIEGKKTMGIEICEQLGWKLPDVILYPTGGGVGLIGIYKALLELREIGWIRGRLPRLVAVQAEGCAPIVKAWQERKERSEFWPDSATAAFGINVPKALGDFLVLRAVYETAGAAVAVSDKELLREQWKIARLEGAFICPEGAAAFAAARKLAEQGWIKEGETVVVLNTGAGVKYPETAQVEPPLLNIGESIPSRLS, from the coding sequence ATGAGCTTCAGCTATTTATCGCATTTGGAATGTCCGGTTTGCGGACGAACCTGCGGGGCGGACGAGGTCCGGCAGTTATGTCCGTGCGGTGCGCCGCTGCTGGCCCGGTACCGTCTGAATGAACTCGGCAAGGATTGGACGCGCGATTCGCTGGTTGGCCGCGAAAATACGCTTTGGCGTTATCATGAATTGTTACCGGTCCTAAATCGCGAAAATATCGTCACGCTAGGGGAAGGGATGACGCCGCTGCTCGATATGCCGCGTCTGGGGCTCGATTACGGGATTTCCCGCTTGTGCATGAAGGACGAAAGCCTGGTGCCCGGCGGCAGTTTCAAAGCCCGCGGCGCGGCCGTGGGCGTCTCCAAGGCGGTGGAGCTCGGCGTACAGAAGTTGGCCATGCCGACCAACGGCAACGCCGGCGCGGCATGGGCGCTGTATGCGGCGCGGGCGGGCATTGAGGCGACGATCGTCATGCCGCAGAACGCGCCCGCGATCACGCGCAGCGAGGCGGCCCTGGCCGGCGCCAGGCTGTATCTGGTGGACGGTCTGATCAGCGATGCCGGGCAAATCGTCGCCCGGGCGGTTGCGGAGGACGGACTGTATGACGCCTCCACTCTGAAAGAGCCGTACCGGATCGAAGGCAAAAAGACGATGGGGATCGAAATCTGCGAGCAGCTGGGCTGGAAATTGCCTGATGTGATTTTGTATCCGACCGGCGGCGGCGTGGGGTTGATCGGGATTTACAAGGCGCTGCTGGAGCTGCGCGAAATCGGCTGGATCCGCGGCCGGCTGCCGCGGCTGGTGGCCGTACAAGCGGAGGGCTGCGCGCCGATCGTCAAGGCCTGGCAGGAGCGAAAAGAGCGCTCGGAATTTTGGCCGGATTCCGCAACGGCGGCGTTTGGCATCAATGTGCCGAAAGCGCTGGGTGATTTTCTGGTGCTGCGGGCGGTCTACGAGACCGCTGGGGCGGCGGTGGCCGTCAGCGACAAGGAGCTGCTGCGGGAGCAGTGGAAAATCGCCCGGCTGGAAGGAGCGTTCATCTGTCCGGAGGGAGCGGCGGCTTTCGCGGCGGCCCGCAAGCTGGCGGAGCAAGGATGGATCAAGGAGGGCGAAACGGTCGTCGTGCTGAACACGGGAGCCGGCGTCAAATATCCGGAAACGGCCCAGGTAGAGCCGCCGCTGCTTAACATCGGGGAATCTATCCCTTCCCGGCTTTCTTAA